Within the Phaseolus vulgaris cultivar G19833 chromosome 9, P. vulgaris v2.0, whole genome shotgun sequence genome, the region AGAGTAGAAAATAGgaataaagagaagagagagaggcATGGATATGGTCAACATTGAGTTGAATAGGTGCACGTGTCCCTCAAGAGGAGACCGTCACCCATATATTTGGCACCCCGTtccttctttttccttttctttttcttctcaaactcttcttttcttcttcttcttcttcttcattcagATTCTCACCGTTCAGGGAGGGCCATGTTAACCACCGTCAACAACGACCACTCCTTCTCCGCTTTCAGCGACTGCAACAGCGACAGATCCGCCGAATTCTCCACACCGTCTTCCGAGACCCGCCGCCTCCTCATCGCCTGCTCCGCCGACAATTCCGACGAATTCATTCGTCACCTCCTTCACAACCTCCATTCCTGTTCCATCGAAGAGCAGAAACAAGCCACCATGGAAATCAGGCTACTCGCCAAGAACAAGCAAGAGAACCGCGTCAAGATCGCGAAAGCCGGCGCCATTCAACCCTTGGTTTCACTTCTATCGTCCTCGCCAGACCTCCagctgcaggagaacgtggtGACCGCGATTCTCAATCTCTCGCTCTGCGACGAGAACAAAGAGCTGATCAATTCCTCAGGAGCGGTGAAGCCTCTTGTGGGAGTTCTGGAGACGGGGACGCCGACGGCGAAGGAGAACGCAGCGTGCGCACTGCTCCGGCTCTCGCAGAGAGAGGAGGACAAGGTCTCGATAGGGAGGGCGGGGGCAATTCCGCCTCTGGTGAAGCTTCTGGAAGGTGGGGGGTTGCGCGGGAAGAAGGACGCGGCGACGGCGCTCTACGCGGTGTGTTCGGCGAAGGAGAACAAGGTGAGGGCGGTGAGGGCGGGGGTTATGAGGGCGCTGGTGGAGCTGATGGCGGACTTGGGGTCGAGCATGGTGGACAAGGCGGTGTACGTGGTGAGCGTGGTGGTTGGGGTGGCGGAGGGGAGGGTGGCGCTGGTTGATGAAGGGGGGATTCCGGTGCTGGTGGAGATAGTGGAGGTGGGGACGCAGAGACAGAAGGAGATCGCGGTTGGGGTTCTATTGCAGATTTGCGAGGAGAGTTGGGTGTACCGTACTATGGTGGCCCGCGAAGGAGCCATTCCACCCCTCGTTGCTTTCTCACAGTCACACTCCCACTCCCATCGCCCCAGACACAAGGTGACCCTCACCATG harbors:
- the LOC137820058 gene encoding U-box domain-containing protein 4-like gives rise to the protein MLTTVNNDHSFSAFSDCNSDRSAEFSTPSSETRRLLIACSADNSDEFIRHLLHNLHSCSIEEQKQATMEIRLLAKNKQENRVKIAKAGAIQPLVSLLSSSPDLQLQENVVTAILNLSLCDENKELINSSGAVKPLVGVLETGTPTAKENAACALLRLSQREEDKVSIGRAGAIPPLVKLLEGGGLRGKKDAATALYAVCSAKENKVRAVRAGVMRALVELMADLGSSMVDKAVYVVSVVVGVAEGRVALVDEGGIPVLVEIVEVGTQRQKEIAVGVLLQICEESWVYRTMVAREGAIPPLVAFSQSHSHSHRPRHKAQKLIELLRQPRSGDGAART